The Oceanispirochaeta sp. M1 genome includes a window with the following:
- a CDS encoding GNAT family N-acetyltransferase, protein MTEKEIHHRIIKNRAAFYNCSTETFQAEGNTYRIREFEEGPHHIYITKLYKHYFITCGSKLADSLKALNKTITLEFLKEHYPSLKLVDSYPHYIYKKKSIESKPLPAGYDIRAMESSFHPPLQKFLDACTPEDIEDALIELDDPDDEIRMVFFGDMPVAYAGYRLWDNGLGDVGILTLPGHRKMGLGIAAVAEATKACLENGYIPFYRTSRENRGSQAIAEGLGYEFIWRTYECNCTG, encoded by the coding sequence ATGACCGAAAAAGAAATCCACCATAGAATCATCAAAAACAGAGCCGCATTTTACAACTGTTCCACTGAAACATTTCAAGCAGAAGGGAATACATACAGAATCAGAGAATTCGAAGAGGGTCCCCATCATATCTATATCACAAAACTGTATAAGCATTACTTTATTACATGCGGAAGTAAACTGGCAGATTCGCTGAAAGCACTGAATAAAACAATAACCCTGGAATTCCTGAAAGAGCATTACCCGTCATTAAAGCTGGTGGATTCCTATCCCCACTACATCTACAAAAAAAAGAGCATAGAATCAAAGCCCCTGCCGGCAGGATATGATATCCGGGCCATGGAATCCTCCTTCCACCCTCCCCTGCAGAAATTCCTTGATGCCTGTACCCCCGAGGATATCGAAGATGCTCTTATTGAACTGGACGATCCGGATGATGAAATCCGCATGGTCTTTTTCGGGGATATGCCGGTTGCCTATGCGGGATACAGACTATGGGATAATGGTCTGGGGGATGTGGGAATATTGACCCTTCCGGGACACCGGAAAATGGGACTTGGTATTGCTGCTGTTGCCGAAGCGACAAAGGCCTGTCTTGAAAACGGGTATATTCCATTTTACAGAACAAGCAGAGAAAACAGGGGCTCCCAGGCCATAGCCGAAGGTCTGGGTTATGAGTTTATCTGGAGAACCTACGAATGCAACTGTACCGGATAA
- a CDS encoding DMT family transporter, which yields MVVIFASLSALTYGAADFFGGLASRKNSAITVVAWSQGMGLLVALIAAPLLGSPSVVAADLIWGAAAGICGAIGVGILYRGLAVGLASIISPVAALTGAVLPVFYGIASGEQPALLSWVGVALALPAILLLSLEKEEKKAHVMKSFEMGFMAGLGFSGFFILIAQTGDSSGMWPLVAARSVTVPLFFMITMIKHHPVLLAKGTRRQALFGGALDMGANLFYLMATRSGLLVTAVVITALYPAPTVVLQRIFIGEKLRPARMVGLMLAIAGAALIGIGG from the coding sequence ATGGTTGTTATATTTGCCTCACTCTCTGCCCTCACATACGGTGCCGCTGACTTTTTCGGCGGTCTTGCCTCAAGAAAGAATTCCGCCATAACCGTTGTGGCATGGTCACAGGGAATGGGACTCCTGGTTGCCCTTATTGCGGCGCCTCTTCTCGGATCTCCATCCGTGGTAGCTGCTGATTTAATCTGGGGAGCAGCGGCAGGAATATGCGGAGCTATCGGTGTAGGAATCCTATACAGGGGACTTGCTGTCGGACTGGCATCAATTATCTCTCCAGTAGCAGCTCTGACAGGAGCCGTGCTTCCAGTATTTTATGGAATTGCGAGTGGAGAACAACCTGCCCTTCTCAGCTGGGTCGGTGTTGCCCTGGCTCTTCCTGCAATCCTTCTCCTCTCCCTGGAAAAAGAGGAGAAAAAGGCTCATGTGATGAAATCGTTTGAGATGGGATTTATGGCTGGACTGGGATTCAGCGGGTTCTTTATTCTTATAGCTCAGACAGGAGACAGCTCCGGAATGTGGCCGCTTGTTGCAGCAAGATCCGTCACAGTCCCCCTCTTCTTTATGATTACAATGATTAAACACCACCCCGTTCTTCTTGCCAAAGGAACCCGTAGGCAGGCCTTATTCGGAGGAGCTCTCGATATGGGGGCCAATCTGTTTTATCTGATGGCAACCCGTTCAGGACTTTTGGTTACGGCAGTAGTTATTACGGCACTTTACCCTGCACCGACTGTAGTTCTGCAGAGAATATTTATTGGTGAAAAGCTCAGACCTGCTCGAATGGTAGGATTGATGCTGGCCATAGCGGGTGCAGCGTTGATCGGTATAGGCGGCTAA
- a CDS encoding MFS transporter, translated as MSGFTQTTPAYALTILLHSIFLHIRMPLFTAIYAENYHKTRMGKLFAAGILLSLATGLGSNIISGALLEKDLEYFRWIYAVAGVLVIFSGLLLLKIPFESKTVPIKSSPLKNLGLLIKYPLFGRVSLSWFMLGFANLWTIPLRTVYLVESERGLGLSPLVVLIILGVIPSTVRFICNNFWGRIFDKVNFLPIRMINSLLVGAGIFIFFLTENLALIILGQIIMNIGFAASPYLWNLWVTKVAPPGESQAFMSVHTFLCGVRGILGPFIGFAFIQSFSMRTAGTLSLGIIIFSVSLLIPLLKENI; from the coding sequence ATATCAGGATTCACACAGACAACACCCGCCTATGCTCTGACCATCCTTCTCCACAGCATTTTCCTTCATATCAGGATGCCCCTTTTTACGGCCATCTATGCGGAAAACTACCATAAGACCCGTATGGGAAAACTCTTTGCCGCAGGCATTCTCCTCTCCCTGGCAACTGGCCTGGGATCAAACATAATAAGCGGTGCACTCCTGGAAAAAGATCTGGAATATTTCAGATGGATTTATGCTGTAGCCGGTGTACTTGTGATCTTCAGCGGATTACTCCTTTTAAAGATTCCCTTTGAGAGTAAAACAGTTCCCATCAAATCATCGCCTCTGAAAAACCTGGGTCTTCTCATTAAGTATCCCCTCTTCGGAAGGGTCTCCCTCTCCTGGTTTATGCTTGGATTTGCCAACCTCTGGACGATCCCCTTAAGGACAGTCTATCTGGTTGAATCAGAGAGGGGCCTGGGATTGAGTCCTCTGGTGGTTCTGATCATCTTAGGTGTGATTCCCAGTACTGTCCGCTTTATCTGTAATAATTTCTGGGGCCGGATATTCGACAAGGTTAACTTCCTCCCCATCCGTATGATCAATTCCCTCCTGGTGGGTGCAGGTATCTTTATCTTCTTTCTGACTGAAAATCTGGCACTCATCATCCTGGGTCAGATTATTATGAATATAGGATTTGCGGCCTCCCCCTATCTTTGGAATTTATGGGTAACAAAGGTGGCCCCTCCTGGTGAAAGCCAGGCCTTTATGTCGGTCCATACATTCCTCTGTGGAGTAAGGGGAATCCTCGGTCCCTTTATAGGATTTGCTTTTATACAGAGCTTCTCAATGAGAACTGCGGGAACCCTCTCCCTTGGGATTATCATATTCTCCGTGAGCCTGCTGATACCCTTACTTAAAGAAAACATCTGA
- the melA gene encoding alpha-galactosidase, whose product MANIVIIGAGSLVFSSRLTADILTFPALEDSRITLVDVDKDRLNYAEQIVQRIFKEGKYTKASVVATMDRREALKDADYVIVSILVGGYEAIEKEIDIPAKYGIDQCIGDTLTPGGIMRCLRTLPVLLEITDDVMELCPRAHVLNYTNPMGMLSWGLQDAAPQMSYVGLCHSVQGTAEEWAKRLEIPFEELNYQCSGINHQAWFTRFEHKGKDMLPSIRELAVKPEIWYGDSTRMEYVKHFGFPVTESSGHVSEYNWWFRKNKETIERYCQDEYSEWNGGSGFIKKLYERPDWKEQMQKMASWEEPVDLERSDEYGSIIINAIETGTPAVIYGNVKNKGFIDNLPDGALVEVPVLVDGNGMHPVRTGALPPHLAGINKAQLNVQELAVRAVQTGDPEFVFQAMALDPLCALSCTLDEIRAMTRELLAAHKPWVSCIRGELADKALVYTLPAPENVEKHIDPATANNIDD is encoded by the coding sequence ATGGCCAATATAGTTATCATCGGTGCCGGAAGCCTTGTATTTTCCAGTCGCCTGACGGCAGATATTCTGACTTTTCCAGCTTTGGAAGACAGCCGGATCACTCTTGTTGATGTAGATAAAGACCGTCTGAATTATGCCGAGCAGATTGTTCAGCGTATTTTTAAAGAAGGAAAATATACAAAGGCAAGTGTAGTTGCCACCATGGACCGCAGAGAAGCCCTGAAGGATGCAGATTATGTCATTGTCAGTATTCTTGTGGGAGGCTATGAAGCCATCGAAAAGGAGATCGACATTCCGGCGAAATACGGGATTGATCAGTGCATCGGCGATACTCTGACTCCCGGCGGAATTATGCGCTGTCTCAGAACCCTGCCTGTACTGCTGGAGATTACGGATGATGTTATGGAACTGTGCCCCAGGGCGCATGTTCTCAACTATACAAATCCCATGGGTATGCTCTCCTGGGGACTACAGGATGCGGCTCCCCAGATGTCCTATGTCGGGCTCTGTCACTCTGTGCAGGGAACGGCAGAAGAGTGGGCCAAGCGTCTTGAGATTCCCTTTGAAGAGCTTAATTATCAGTGTTCCGGGATTAATCATCAGGCCTGGTTTACCCGCTTCGAACATAAGGGTAAGGATATGCTTCCCTCCATTCGAGAGTTGGCGGTCAAACCGGAAATCTGGTATGGCGATTCTACCCGGATGGAATATGTAAAACACTTTGGTTTTCCTGTAACTGAATCCAGCGGTCATGTCTCTGAATATAACTGGTGGTTCAGAAAGAATAAGGAGACCATAGAGCGCTACTGTCAGGATGAGTATTCAGAGTGGAACGGCGGCAGCGGATTTATTAAGAAACTCTATGAGCGACCTGACTGGAAAGAGCAGATGCAAAAGATGGCCAGCTGGGAAGAGCCGGTGGATCTGGAACGGAGTGATGAATACGGTTCCATCATAATCAATGCCATTGAGACAGGCACTCCTGCTGTTATCTATGGGAATGTAAAGAACAAAGGATTTATCGATAACCTTCCCGATGGAGCTCTGGTTGAAGTACCCGTTCTGGTAGATGGAAATGGAATGCACCCAGTGAGGACAGGTGCGCTTCCTCCCCACCTGGCAGGTATCAATAAGGCGCAGTTGAATGTACAGGAGCTGGCAGTCAGGGCTGTACAGACAGGAGATCCTGAGTTTGTCTTTCAGGCAATGGCTCTGGACCCCCTCTGTGCATTGAGTTGTACTCTAGACGAAATCAGGGCTATGACCCGTGAACTTTTAGCGGCTCATAAACCCTGGGTAAGCTGCATCAGGGGAGAGCTGGCAGATAAAGCTCTTGTCTATACACTGCCCGCACCTGAAAATGTGGAAAAGCATATTGACCCGGCTACAGCCAATAATATTGACGACTGA
- a CDS encoding uroporphyrinogen decarboxylase family protein: MTGIERMQNILKRKAVDRIGLYEHFWDDTQKEWAQKGIVNENDNLADLFGFDMDECWSFNMVADLSKEPEVVEETEETILLRDGNGALLRRHKLHDSTPEHVDFLVKDRAGWLEHIKPLLIPSLDRLNIEAYRKKKEECRAADRFFCWSGVNVFELMHPVCGHEYMLMGMALDPDWVKDMVKTYAELTIQCWEILFSQEGYPDGIWFYEDMGYKERPFMSPQMYKEIIQPAHKRTIGWAHDKGLPVIMHSCGFIEPLLPDMVEAGIDCLQVIEVKAGMDPLRIHKQYKDHLSLMGGIDVRALYSNDRKIIDTELESKVALLKEGFGFVLHSDHSIPNTVDVESYRYFIERGLELGKY; the protein is encoded by the coding sequence ATGACCGGTATAGAAAGGATGCAGAATATTCTGAAGCGGAAAGCCGTCGACAGGATCGGCCTGTATGAACACTTCTGGGATGATACTCAGAAAGAGTGGGCTCAGAAAGGGATAGTCAACGAAAATGATAATCTGGCTGATCTTTTCGGATTTGATATGGATGAGTGCTGGTCATTCAATATGGTTGCCGATCTCAGTAAAGAACCGGAAGTGGTAGAAGAGACAGAGGAAACAATCCTCCTGAGGGATGGAAACGGCGCCCTTCTCCGGAGGCATAAACTTCATGATTCGACTCCGGAACATGTAGACTTTCTTGTCAAAGACAGAGCAGGCTGGCTGGAACATATCAAACCTCTCTTAATCCCTTCATTGGATAGACTGAACATTGAGGCTTATAGAAAAAAGAAAGAGGAGTGCAGGGCTGCAGACCGCTTTTTCTGCTGGTCCGGGGTAAATGTATTTGAACTGATGCATCCAGTGTGCGGACATGAATACATGCTGATGGGGATGGCTCTCGATCCTGACTGGGTAAAGGATATGGTTAAGACCTACGCAGAACTGACCATCCAATGCTGGGAGATCCTCTTCTCACAGGAAGGGTATCCGGATGGAATATGGTTTTATGAAGATATGGGTTACAAAGAGCGCCCCTTTATGAGCCCCCAGATGTATAAAGAGATAATTCAGCCGGCTCACAAGAGAACAATCGGCTGGGCTCATGACAAGGGACTTCCTGTAATCATGCACTCCTGTGGTTTTATAGAACCTCTTCTGCCGGATATGGTGGAAGCGGGTATCGATTGCCTTCAGGTAATCGAAGTAAAAGCCGGCATGGATCCACTTCGAATTCATAAACAATACAAAGATCATCTTTCCCTTATGGGGGGTATTGATGTAAGAGCTCTCTACTCCAATGACAGAAAAATCATTGACACAGAGCTTGAATCAAAGGTAGCACTATTAAAAGAGGGATTCGGGTTTGTACTTCACAGTGATCACTCAATCCCCAATACCGTAGATGTAGAATCCTATAGATATTTTATAGAGCGGGGACTGGAACTTGGAAAGTATTAG
- a CDS encoding VOC family protein gives MKNSVAPSTVFHHIAIKCADFDKSKTFYTETLGMNIALQWGEGEKRACMMDIGGGSYVEIFAGGEKVEAPENSVIHFCMLVEECDLYYKRAIDAGLKSKDEPMDLVINGKENDLPIRIAFVYGPDNEVIEFFQYR, from the coding sequence ATGAAAAATAGCGTTGCTCCAAGTACCGTCTTCCACCACATTGCCATTAAATGTGCTGACTTTGATAAATCAAAAACCTTCTATACAGAAACTCTGGGAATGAATATTGCCCTCCAGTGGGGAGAGGGAGAGAAAAGGGCCTGTATGATGGATATAGGCGGTGGAAGCTATGTTGAGATTTTTGCGGGCGGTGAAAAAGTTGAAGCTCCTGAAAACTCAGTTATCCACTTCTGCATGCTGGTTGAAGAGTGTGACCTCTACTACAAGAGAGCCATTGATGCCGGCCTTAAGAGCAAGGATGAACCCATGGACCTTGTAATAAATGGAAAAGAAAATGATCTCCCCATCCGGATTGCCTTTGTATACGGTCCGGACAACGAGGTTATTGAGTTTTTTCAATATAGATAA
- a CDS encoding amidohydrolase family protein, giving the protein MKTCLLKFILLLSLLFVIQSCASNRNVPKAQDIVFKNVAVISMVDEHILENKSVYIADGTIIAIDDYENLNLPKKTLIINSDGKFLLPGFSDMHVHTDHEEVLSLFLANGVTTIRNMWGLPDHVEYREAISNKEILGPNLYTTGPLIDGTIPVWRNSFILDDPADVEQAIKQMKIDGYDFIKVYERLKSDVYQEIIRVAKEINIPVVGHVPSLVGIDAVLESGQQSIEHFTGYSQFMSEEISSRVIDLTVKNRVWNCPTLIVKKNYENLNDLKSSEIDELKYVHIDVVKYWKGSASSIMQLNYAKELLKTLYDKGANIVSGTDTGNPYVIAGFSLHEEFQLMQESGLTPFQVLLTTTVKPAEMLGLEEHAGTIEVGKNADLVLLNKNPLIDIQNTRTIEGVMTKGIWLSKIKIQEMLDEVESAYRVR; this is encoded by the coding sequence ATGAAAACTTGTCTATTAAAATTCATTCTCCTGCTATCACTTTTATTTGTTATTCAATCATGTGCTTCAAATAGAAATGTTCCAAAAGCTCAAGATATCGTATTTAAAAATGTAGCTGTCATTTCCATGGTTGATGAGCATATATTAGAGAATAAGTCAGTTTATATCGCTGATGGAACAATAATTGCCATTGATGATTATGAGAATCTGAACTTACCAAAGAAAACTTTGATTATCAATTCAGACGGTAAATTCTTACTCCCCGGATTTTCAGATATGCATGTTCATACAGATCATGAAGAAGTTTTGTCATTATTTTTGGCCAATGGTGTTACTACTATTAGAAATATGTGGGGCCTTCCCGATCATGTAGAATACAGAGAAGCCATTAGTAATAAAGAAATCCTGGGGCCGAATTTATATACAACCGGACCGTTAATTGATGGTACCATTCCCGTATGGCGTAATAGTTTTATTCTCGATGATCCTGCCGATGTAGAGCAGGCCATTAAGCAGATGAAGATAGATGGATATGATTTTATTAAGGTATATGAGAGATTAAAGAGTGATGTGTATCAGGAAATCATCAGAGTAGCAAAGGAAATAAATATCCCCGTCGTGGGCCATGTCCCCAGTCTAGTCGGAATAGATGCCGTATTAGAGTCTGGACAGCAATCCATTGAACACTTTACCGGTTATTCCCAATTTATGAGTGAAGAGATTTCATCTAGAGTAATCGATCTGACAGTGAAAAATAGGGTATGGAACTGTCCAACACTGATAGTGAAAAAAAACTATGAAAATCTGAATGATCTTAAATCTTCTGAAATTGATGAGTTGAAATATGTACATATTGATGTTGTAAAGTACTGGAAGGGTTCTGCCAGTTCTATTATGCAATTAAATTATGCCAAAGAATTACTTAAAACCTTATATGATAAAGGCGCAAATATAGTTTCTGGAACTGATACAGGAAATCCTTATGTCATTGCCGGGTTCAGTCTGCATGAGGAATTTCAGTTAATGCAGGAATCAGGATTAACACCATTTCAGGTCTTGTTGACAACGACAGTAAAACCCGCAGAAATGCTTGGATTAGAAGAGCATGCTGGAACAATAGAAGTAGGTAAGAATGCAGACCTGGTGCTGTTAAATAAGAATCCCTTAATTGATATTCAGAATACCAGAACCATAGAAGGTGTCATGACAAAAGGCATCTGGTTGTCTAAGATAAAAATTCAGGAAATGCTGGATGAAGTTGAATCTGCATATAGGGTGAGATGA
- a CDS encoding LacI family DNA-binding transcriptional regulator, whose product MYKKRTTLKDIAREAGVSSTTVSIVLNDRKDIQIGVEAKRKVLKAAEKLGYEFTPSKKRKKEHVICFVHSEIEKMNMTTSFFARVSSQLRTLCEAAGMIVQESEYHLKNGLPAYQAVLANQPSALVSFNDKFTDIHLSQNNKIPLFSLQGERNDPSLKMKHSLFLVDDTLVGELAAQHLLEKGYKSAAMIFPELKGRCIQERSAGFRSVFERGAARIKYIEFPYTAHIEIEKWFRSADCSDFDSFYFFSDAMAIPAIRGLLSQGIKIPENAAILGTDNLYWGQYCYPSLTTMNLHEENFAGKIFREIQSLLADGVFYPGETIIPVDLIKREST is encoded by the coding sequence GTGTATAAAAAAAGAACGACCCTTAAAGATATTGCCAGAGAGGCGGGAGTCTCTTCCACCACTGTTTCTATTGTCCTCAATGATAGAAAAGATATACAGATAGGTGTAGAAGCAAAGCGTAAAGTCCTTAAGGCTGCTGAAAAACTGGGTTATGAATTCACTCCCTCTAAAAAGAGGAAGAAAGAACATGTAATTTGCTTTGTGCATTCGGAAATCGAAAAGATGAATATGACAACATCATTTTTCGCCCGGGTGTCTTCCCAGTTACGCACGCTTTGTGAAGCTGCCGGGATGATTGTTCAGGAGTCTGAATATCATCTGAAAAACGGACTTCCTGCTTACCAGGCAGTATTAGCAAACCAACCCTCTGCCCTTGTATCCTTCAATGATAAATTCACCGATATCCATCTTTCACAGAACAATAAGATTCCTCTGTTTTCATTGCAGGGAGAGCGAAATGACCCTTCATTAAAAATGAAACACTCCCTCTTTCTCGTGGATGACACACTGGTAGGTGAACTGGCAGCACAGCACCTACTGGAAAAAGGATACAAATCTGCAGCCATGATTTTCCCGGAATTAAAGGGCCGCTGTATACAAGAAAGATCTGCAGGCTTCCGCTCAGTATTTGAACGGGGAGCTGCAAGGATTAAGTATATTGAATTTCCATACACTGCCCATATTGAAATTGAAAAGTGGTTTCGATCTGCCGATTGTTCAGACTTTGACAGTTTTTACTTCTTCAGTGATGCCATGGCCATTCCAGCAATCCGTGGACTTCTATCTCAGGGAATAAAGATTCCTGAAAATGCTGCTATATTAGGCACAGACAATCTATATTGGGGGCAGTATTGCTACCCCTCCCTTACAACCATGAACCTCCATGAAGAGAACTTTGCGGGGAAAATATTCAGAGAAATACAGTCACTCCTTGCAGATGGGGTGTTCTATCCGGGGGAAACAATTATCCCTGTAGACCTCATCAAAAGAGAATCAACTTAA
- a CDS encoding AraC family transcriptional regulator, translating to MLKINSADLHICHKDWFWDTSMTSWSDTDLWYVSRGSGEIKTPKGSFPLYRGECFFLKGNERYIASQNPEATLHVYAVHFESDPECDFSRIQARDADFLDAICKRIIEHWQNDENDDAVQWLKAAFCELKSSDRISDTTVPNTKLRISEAVKQASERNFINVSVEDMAGWFGSSREHFSRVFINEKAMTPQDFILSRRIAMACSLLLSTNYTVSMISDRMGYSDVSFFSRQFKKKMKISPSRYRTGNI from the coding sequence ATGCTGAAAATCAACAGTGCAGACCTCCACATTTGCCATAAAGATTGGTTCTGGGATACATCCATGACAAGCTGGAGTGATACAGATCTATGGTATGTAAGCAGAGGCTCAGGTGAAATTAAAACACCCAAAGGCAGCTTCCCTCTTTATCGGGGAGAATGCTTCTTCCTGAAGGGAAATGAACGCTATATTGCTTCACAGAATCCAGAGGCAACACTCCATGTCTATGCAGTACACTTTGAATCAGATCCGGAATGTGATTTCTCTAGAATTCAGGCCAGGGATGCAGACTTTCTGGATGCTATCTGTAAAAGGATTATTGAGCACTGGCAGAATGATGAAAATGATGATGCAGTACAATGGCTCAAGGCAGCATTTTGTGAACTGAAGAGTTCAGACAGGATTTCCGACACCACTGTTCCTAATACAAAATTGCGTATTTCCGAAGCCGTGAAACAGGCTTCGGAGAGAAATTTCATTAATGTTTCGGTCGAAGATATGGCAGGATGGTTCGGCAGCAGCAGGGAACATTTCTCCAGGGTATTTATAAATGAAAAGGCTATGACCCCCCAGGATTTTATTCTATCCAGAAGGATAGCAATGGCCTGTTCCCTCCTCCTGTCCACTAACTATACGGTCAGCATGATTTCTGACAGGATGGGATACAGCGATGTCTCTTTCTTCTCCAGACAGTTCAAAAAGAAAATGAAGATCAGCCCCTCCCGGTATAGGACGGGAAATATCTAA
- a CDS encoding uroporphyrinogen decarboxylase family protein, with product MELNRKQYLDYMTFENAERPIFVELFGPLIGLPEEWEQQGATPDEIGMKAFGFDYVRRHSIDVNTFLLDQTEDIVLEENDEYLLTLDSLGRKMKLVKATATLPLPMNYPVTDMESWLNIKPRYEFREDRLAKDWLEKAEAALAAGALLVAEIPGGFDEPRQLMGEENLCYAYYEQPELIHDILNTIGDTAYKVLDIVSSKIPVDQLSIHEDMAGKSGCLIGPLQIDEFLKPYYRKVWDLLESRGTKMFRQDSDGNMNSVIDSFLDAGITEMYPMEPAAGMDVVEVRKKYGKRLALSGGIDKHVLRQSKEAIKKELEYKLQPLMREGGMVFGLDHRIPNGTPLENYRYYVKTAREILGLEVHPEPCWDRMAF from the coding sequence ATGGAATTAAATAGAAAACAATACCTTGACTATATGACATTTGAAAATGCAGAAAGGCCCATTTTTGTAGAACTGTTCGGTCCTCTTATAGGACTCCCTGAAGAGTGGGAACAGCAGGGCGCCACTCCTGATGAAATAGGCATGAAGGCCTTCGGCTTCGATTATGTACGGAGACACAGTATTGATGTAAATACATTTCTGTTGGACCAGACTGAAGATATTGTTCTTGAAGAGAATGATGAATACCTGCTGACCCTGGACAGTCTGGGCAGAAAAATGAAGTTGGTAAAGGCTACAGCAACACTGCCGCTTCCCATGAATTATCCTGTAACTGATATGGAGAGCTGGCTGAATATTAAGCCCCGTTATGAGTTCCGGGAAGACCGACTGGCAAAGGATTGGCTGGAAAAGGCTGAGGCTGCCCTTGCTGCAGGGGCCCTTCTTGTAGCTGAGATTCCCGGAGGTTTTGATGAACCCCGGCAGCTTATGGGAGAGGAGAATCTCTGTTATGCCTATTACGAGCAGCCCGAGCTGATTCACGATATTCTGAATACCATTGGAGATACGGCTTATAAAGTGCTGGATATTGTCAGTTCCAAAATCCCAGTTGATCAACTCTCTATCCATGAGGATATGGCTGGCAAAAGCGGATGTCTTATCGGGCCCTTGCAGATTGATGAATTTTTGAAACCCTATTATCGAAAGGTCTGGGATCTTCTTGAATCCCGGGGGACAAAGATGTTCCGCCAGGACTCTGACGGTAATATGAACTCTGTTATTGACAGTTTTCTGGATGCCGGAATCACCGAGATGTATCCCATGGAACCGGCTGCGGGCATGGATGTTGTGGAAGTCAGAAAGAAATACGGTAAGAGACTGGCCCTGTCCGGGGGGATTGATAAACATGTACTCAGACAGTCAAAAGAGGCTATAAAAAAAGAGCTTGAATATAAACTGCAGCCCCTTATGAGAGAGGGGGGGATGGTGTTCGGTCTGGATCATAGAATTCCCAATGGAACTCCCCTGGAGAATTACAGATATTATGTAAAAACTGCCAGGGAGATTCTGGGGCTTGAAGTCCATCCTGAACCCTGCTGGGACAGGATGGCTTTCTAG
- a CDS encoding AraC family transcriptional regulator, whose product MRALSNQNNGSSHLIHWGSEDCPPGHEYGGVRDYYLLHMVSKGKGEYQCSGRKWTLTKGDAFLIFPGQKHLYKADTEEPWSYFWLGFQGNFDGIFTSLRLNKNSPVLHCKNVEELQHIFSGISEPRLYKHPAEELENLGRFNLILGKLFRQRHAVQPVPQKTDSGSSHHVQSMETFIHEYYNTPIQVQDVIDFVQLERSYASRIFKEKINKSIGEVLRDDRFDKAQEYLRSGWSAKEAAYSCGFRDYNNFLKAFKKRTGMTPGAYKLDFSSHSVSTDD is encoded by the coding sequence ATGAGAGCTTTAAGTAATCAAAACAATGGATCATCCCATTTAATTCACTGGGGATCAGAGGACTGCCCTCCGGGTCATGAATACGGCGGGGTCAGGGACTACTACCTTCTCCATATGGTAAGTAAGGGGAAAGGAGAGTATCAATGCAGCGGCAGAAAATGGACTCTCACAAAGGGTGATGCCTTTCTAATCTTCCCTGGACAAAAACATCTGTACAAGGCAGACACAGAAGAACCCTGGTCCTATTTCTGGCTGGGTTTTCAGGGAAATTTCGATGGGATATTTACATCCCTCCGTCTGAACAAAAACAGCCCTGTTCTGCACTGTAAAAATGTAGAAGAACTTCAACATATTTTTTCCGGAATATCCGAACCCAGGCTCTATAAGCATCCTGCCGAGGAACTGGAAAACCTGGGCCGGTTCAATTTAATACTGGGGAAGCTCTTCAGGCAAAGACATGCGGTGCAGCCTGTTCCTCAGAAAACAGATTCCGGAAGCAGCCACCATGTACAGTCAATGGAGACCTTTATCCATGAGTATTACAACACCCCTATTCAGGTACAGGATGTAATCGACTTTGTACAGCTTGAACGCTCCTATGCATCAAGGATCTTCAAAGAGAAGATAAATAAATCGATCGGGGAAGTCCTCCGGGATGACAGGTTTGATAAAGCTCAGGAATATCTCAGATCAGGATGGTCTGCCAAGGAGGCAGCCTACAGTTGCGGATTCCGAGACTACAATAACTTCCTGAAGGCATTTAAAAAAAGGACAGGGATGACTCCGGGGGCCTATAAGCTTGATTTTTCATCCCATTCCGTATCTACTGATGACTGA